The Arvicanthis niloticus isolate mArvNil1 chromosome 8, mArvNil1.pat.X, whole genome shotgun sequence genome segment CTGTGGGGCCGCTGGCTGGCTATCttctttatgagacagggtctcctatagcccagattggccttgaacttgctatgtagctatgGATGACCTCAAACTATGATCCTGCCCCCATCTTCTAAGTGCTGGGGATACAGATATGCAACATCACATTCAGATTTGGGTTTTAGtggttttatttggctttttaaaaagggtCTCCAAACGAAGTCCCAGCTGGTTTCAGACTTGTGGCCATCCTCTGGTCTCTACTtctggaatgctgagattatgggCACTCAATAGGCCTAAGGCTTTCTTAACTCCCAACCATGTGCTTGTATGCGtgaatgtgcatctgtgtgtctgagtgtgtgtgtctgtatgctggGCAGATGAATTGGAGTGAAGGAGAAAGCTGAGGCGAGAAGTGTgaggaaaacaaagagagacaTCTGGGGCAAGATGGGTGCATGGTGAGAGAAGCTGCATGGGGGACCCCAGgggagagggctggggagagacagaagaggttGAGAAAGATAGGCATAGGGAATGTGACACAGGGAGGAGGGGCATCTGGGGCACCTGGATACGATCAGAATAGTTGTCCAGCAAGAGAACTCCGGAGCTGGTCACTTTCTTCGTCTCTACCATAGTCTTCAGGTCAGCCAGGAGGGTCATGTGCTTAGACATGTCTGTAGCCAGCACCTGAAGGCAAGGTATATCAAGTCAGGGGGCGAAAGCTTGCCCAGCCGCCCCCTGTCATCAACTCTCTGTGTCACCTACTCTGGCCCTAGAATTATTTTCCTCTGCCAAACTGCCTGAGTTTTTAAGGCCCGCCCCGCCCACCAAGCCCCGCCCTCCGCACTGGCCCCGCCCACCATGTCGATGACCATCTTGCGCAGGCTCTGACGCTGGCGCTTGCTGAGATTCTGGAAGATGTCGCAGTTCTCTTCTTGCAGCAGCTTGAATCCCACAGCCAGGTGGTGGTTCTCAAGCACAGACTCATCGTTGTACATCAACGCCAGCTCCGAATCTGCGGAGTACCACGTGGTACCACCTGGGTACCATGCCCCGCCCCGTGCGCTCCCAGTCTCCAATTAGCTCCATCCCCAGTCTGACTAGTCCCAGCTCCCTCCTCCACCACAGCGGAGCAGAAGTACATCACCATAATCCAAGCATCAGGCGCCTAGACTGTTCCTGCTCCACTTCTCCTCCTCTGGCTGACCAACCCTAGCCTAGCTGGCCCATCCCATCCCCACAAGCCCCGCCGTCACCTGGCTGGCTCCACCCTTAGCTCAGTTGGTTTAATTTCACACCCCATTAACCAGGTTCTCAGGCAGATTGTTTCCCATCTGTATATTAAGCCGCAAAACTAGACTTGCTAGCCCCTCCCCTAGCCCAGGTGGTCCAACCTCTACAACACAACTGGCTCTTCCGTCGTCCTGACCAGCCCCAGCTTCAGCTAGACCAGCTCCACTCTCTCATCCCAGCTTGTCCGGCTATTTCCACTAGCAATCAACCAGAAGTTGCTTCTAGGCCAAATGGCCACGCCCTGAGCCTGACTGTCTCCGCCCTGAAAAGCCACTCACTGGTGTTGATTAGGAACTGGTTGGAGACGCCAGGGTGGTCCACATCGTGGATGGCAGCAGCGAAGAGGGCAGCAAGAATCTCCAGGTCTGTGAACACGGCCTGGGGGCAAGGAGAAGAagtgagaggcaggcagagtctgACACAAAAGGGACAGCACAGacagagatgaggaagaagatgggATTCCAGAAagatgagggaagagaaagataGAGGTAGTGTCTGGGCTGATGAGGCTGAACCAGAAAAGCGATTGCTTGCTATGCAAGTGTCAGGACCTGAGCTTCAAACAGGCACCTCACATCAAAAAGCCAAGCCTGATGGGCTGCTCTTGCAATTTCAGCTCTGGGGCAGGAGGGGATGGATCCCTGGGGCCCTGGACAATCTTTCCTACTCAGTGGCCCAGGCCGTAAACCGTTTCAAAAATGAAGGtattaatctcagcattcaggagttagaggcaggagggtctctacGAGAGTTAGTcaccagcctggtttatagactGAGTccccaggacagctagggccacACACTGAgacaatttcaaaataaaaaagggtgtgctggagaggtggctcagtggctaaggcacTGGTCATGTAAAtatgaagacatgagtttgaatccccagaacccatgtaagaaaGCCACGGTGTATATCTGTGATCCCAATATTCCTACAATGAGATGGGAGCCAGACAGGAGGTGCCTGGGGAGCTCTTAGGTCAGCTAGTCTGGGATAGGCAGCAACACGTGGGATCTTGACTTCAAACAAGGTAAAAGGGGAAGGTAAGACACACAGGAGTGTCCTCTGACCTTGCACATGCCCATGGCTCACAGGTACATGCCCCACCcccttacacatacacactataaaGCGATACAGACACTAGCAaggtggctcactgggtaaaggaacttgccaccaagccaggcGACCCGAGTCTGGCTCCTGGATTTACATGGTAAAAAGGCAGAAAAGAATCGGTTCCAaacgtcctctgacctccacacataggCAACAGTAcccccaaacaaagaaaagacaagattaGAGAAATGGGCTAGAGGAGATAGAGAAACAAATGGGGGGAGAAGGTGGTGACAGGGGAGGTGGTGGGCCCTCACATCCAGTGCGGGCGTGGCCAGCAGCACGTGTGTGGACTGCAGCACATCGGCTGCGTGCAGGCTGTTGTGGTAGGCCACGTCAGCGTGGTAGTGGTCCTCCAGGGTCAGCATGTAGGTCATCATGGTGTCCACAGGGATGTGAAATTTCTTCAGTAGGTCCCGCTCCTGGGAGCCAACAGAGGCAGAGCAGTGACTCCTGCTGACCCCCAAGGACCCCGCCCCAGCCCCTTGGATCCCAGCCAGCTCCGTTTGGCCCATTACCTGGAATATTGTATACATGATACAGCTGAGTGAGCGGCCTCCGGCATACTCCGACACACAGAAGATGTTCAGGCCCCATTTGCTCAAGTTCTCCAGTTCCTGGCAGTGATCGGGGTGAGAGGTCAGGAGCCTGCATGGCCCAGGGTCATGAAAGCCGCTTTCTAGGGCTCTGGGTCTCATTACTGCTCATAAAACGTGTTCAAATgcatggactttttttttaaacttaaagaaacatatttatctcATGTacatgagtgctctatttgcatgcaggaaagagcatcagatcccactgcAGATGGGTCacaagccaccatgtagttgctgggatttgaactcagaacctttggaagagtagctagtgctcttaaccactgaaccatcttccgagcaatgcccctcccccctcccccccccccccccagtttctctttgtagtcctggaaATCAgctatctacctgcctctgcctcactcacgctgggattaaaagcatgggccACTACACCTGGCCAGAGTCATGGACTTTAAGACAGACTACTATCTTTTTATGTGTACATGCCTGCGTGTAGGTATACATATCTATAGAGATCAGAGATCAACTTAAGAAGTCTTCctcaatctttctttttaaaattctttaaaaatattaaattttttttacatgtatgtgtatctctgtatatCACTTGTGCATAAGGCCAGAAGATGCTCCatccctggagctgaaattaccCACGGCTGTGAGGCTGCCCCTGGCCTCCccatcatgggtgctgggaactgaactgggtccCTTTGTAAGCACTCTTAATGGCTAAGGCATGTCTCTAGCTCCCTCCgtgtgtgtgggtgtaggtgtgtgtgggtgtaggtgtgtgtgggtgtaggtgtgtgtgatcacgtgtgtggaggtcacagaacaGCTAGTGGGAGTTGCTTTTCTCTTCCTAGTGTgtgtggggattgaactcaggtcgtcaggcttggtggcaagtgcttgcTGGTCCCAGGCtccttattttttaagacagagttccTAGTGAACTGGGAGCTCACTGGTTTGGCTATACTGGCtgcccagtgagccccagggatcacCCTGTCCTGTCCTTACTCTCCTAACACTGGCATAACTTTTGATATGGGCaatgaggatctgaactcaggtcacaaCCGCCCAGCACCACCCCATCTTGTTCTGTGACGGGGTCTCCTGCAGTCcgtgctggccttaaactcactctggAGTGGAGGATGACCACGAATGCCTGAtcccctgcttctacctccccagtggtAGGATCAAGGGCCACCACTCTgggtttctgtggtgctgggaagGGACTCTGGGACCATAAACATGCCAGTCTGACTCCCAGACCTAGGTTAGACTTTAAGCTAACCTACTCATGAGACCTCAGTTGTGTTGGGGTCAGGGAAGGAATGCTGGTCTCCTCGAAATACATTAGACATCAGGTACTAAGTTAATAACACTGATTAAAAGGGGGGTGTACCAGGGCTGGCCACAGTGTGTTAAAATGAATAGCTGTCTAAATCCAGGGCCCTATTGAATCAAGCTTGGAGTCTATTTTCTGACCGTCCTTTCCTTCCACCCACAAGTCAGAGTCTGCATCCCAGGAATCTGGGTTGGATGAGCCCCAAAGCCCCGGCCCTTTGATAGACACCTCCCAGACAATGCTGCCCCTGCTGAGACCACCTCCCTGGCACCTACTTGTGCTAAGAGGTCCTCTTGATCTGTCTTGACTCCAAATCGTGGGATATTGGTGTTCAAGCTTCCGGTGTGTACCAGCTTTTTCAGCCCTGTGATCTGAGACATGGGCTGGGACTGTCGCACCATTGATGGTGGGGGCTGCTGGAAGGCTCGCTGTCGAGGCGTGGGTGATGGGATCTCTACTTCGTGCTGCTTGTCTGTCAAAAATCAGGTAAGAAGTATGAGAGTCCCTTTCCAGAAGGCTGCCCCATATCCCTCAGACTGTGGTGGTGTCCTGAGATGTCTCACTTGATATGAGGTCATCCTTCTGAAAGTAATGCTGGTCTCTTTTCTGAGGCTGGAAACCAGGACACATGTAAGAAGTTTTCTGGACGGTGGTGGGCTGGAGTGGGGGTCTTAGGGATGGTCCCGGACTATGGAGTGCCCTCAGATTGGTGCCCAGTTTGGGCCACAACATGGTATGAGACATGAGAATGTGGGATGAAGACCCCCAagtgagctgctgctgctgactctGGATAGTGAGGGGACCTTCTTGGCCAGAGAAGACACCACTAGGATGGCtgagggtggtggtgggaggggaaATCCTTGGTagatgggagggaagggaggTCTCTGGATCCAtgaccccccccccgcccctgtgGCACCTGCCAGCCTGAAGAGGAGCCACAGAGACTCTTTTCTTGAACTTTCAAAGGCTTCTGAGAACCAGCTGGGCTGACCCCATTATGACCTTGGAGGACCTAATTTGCATGCAACCATCCCACTGGTTGCATCCTCAGAATTCTAAGACATACCACACCTTCCCTATTGGAGGGAGGCTTAAAACTCTGCATTTCCCAATCTTGAAACATTTGAGTCTCATCATGTGTCCGAGTTCACCTGGAACTtgaaattttcctgcctcagcctttgacTGCTGGGATTTTGGAGGTATGTTTCACCACCTCACATAaagtttctttttatctttattttaaaaaaaaaaaaaagtttctttttttgtgatgGAAATGCCTATTTGTATGAGCATGCAGATACTCTGAGAGGCCAGAAAGGAGCATCAGATGCCATTAAGACTGGAGTTCCAGGTAGTTGGGAGCTGTCTGGTGTGTGTGCAGGGGACTCAAGCTGAATCTACTCTTAGCCACTGGGCATCTTTTTagagcctcccccacccctgccttttATTGACTTGTTCCTCACCTtggtatttcaagacagggtttctctatgtagtcctggctgtcctggaactcaatatgtagaccaggctagccttgaactcagagatctgcctgcctctgcctcccaagtgctggaattaaaggtgtgcaccaccgcaCTTGGTCttttattgatttgttgttgctgctgttctattttgttttgtttttcaagacagggaatCATTGTGACTATCTAGAATtctgagacctgcctgcctcatcTCCTGAGTGTCATGATGAatggcatatgccaccacactggctctcttttattaatttttaaacactatacatttgtgtgtgtgtgtgtgtgtgccacaacacAGAAGCaggggtcagagggcaaccttggGTATCAATCCCCTACTTCCACCTTGGTTTTACTTGTTTGCTTCTTAGACAGGGTCTGACTGTATATTCTTGGCTGGGCTGGAATTTGATCTATAGAGCATGTTGGGTCTTGCAcacacagagatctccctgcttctgtTCCTGACCACCAAGATTAAAAGGCTGTGTGAAAGAAATGTtcgatttattttattttggcttcttgagacagcatttcactatgtagcccagattgtCCTTAAATTTACCATTCTCAGACTTAACATTCTGAGAACAAAGATCAGAGGAATGTGCCAACACACCCTGCTCTTtgcccatatgtgtgtgtgtgtgggggggtgccgGTGAGGTGGGTGGTTtagtttgaaacaaggtctttctcAGCCAGATGACTTCTAACCAGCCCTGTAGAGCaccatgaccttgaacttcttcgTCTGCTTCCTCAGAGTGCTGGGACGtcaggcctgcaccaccagggTGGGTTTATATTGTGCTTGCTAAAAGAGCTCCGGGCTTGTGCGTGTAAGCCAGTGCTCTACCCACTGGACACTTCCTGCACACTGcctggcgtctcttcacagcttAAAAATTCTGTTTGAGCCTGGTCCACATATCTAGTTCCAGAACTACATAGCAAAAcctgactaaataaataaataaataaataaagtaatgaaaAATGAGTAAGAATTCTATTGAACTTCTGtggagatttttattttgtattttacttcctgcatgtgcacacgtgcacacgcgcAGGCCGGAGCTCCGCCCCCATTGTTGTTCCAATGCTGCCCACCTTGgttactttttccttttcttttttgagacacatGTAGcctaggtgtcctggaacttgccatgtcGAGCAGGCTAGTCTCGAATTTGCCGAGGTGCTTCCCAGTGTTAAGGTTAAGAGTGTGTGCCCTCACTGCTAGCTCTACCTTAAGTATGTCTCGTTGAACCCGGGCTCGCAGATTTGGCTACATTGCCTAGCTAATGTGTTCTACTGAGCTTGATTATGGGTGTACGATGTGCCGCCTGGCCTTTTCTCTGGGTGCTAGGGATTCGAACAAGTCCTTATACTTCTGAGGTCAACACTTTAGTAATAGAGCAATCTCCCCGGCCTGAGATACTTATAAATTGGGCTCCACAGAAATTGGGTGGGCTTCACAAATGGGGAGCTCTTGCACACATGACCCTTGATTCAATGCCCCACCCCCTCTCACCTGCTGCCCTGCACTCACCCAGGAATGTGTTGGAAATGTACTCTGAGACCTGGTTTCCTGACCTGCTCATTTCCGACAGGTGTGTGAGTTCACGGTTCAGCATCCTTTTGAACTGAGGAGTCAAAAAAGAATGGGTGATAGGGACCATGGTGGGGTACATAAGGACATGCATATATGAGAGCCCTTCCCAGCGAATTCCTGCAGGCCCACAAATTCTCTACTCAGAGCCCCAATTAGGCTGCTGGAGAAGTGCAATTAGCTTTTCCCATCCTCTTGGCTCTGGAGGAGGGGCTCCCCTAAACTTGGGAGGAGGGGATTCCCAGTAAAGGAAAAGGACCCCCTTCTCCAAAGAGTAATGCAAGGAGCACCTGTGGAAGGGAGGGGCTCCGGTTGACCACAGAACCAATAGCACACCAGGAGACTCCCGTCGCCATGGTGATGGGAGTCTCCTTAGCAACTCCCCTTCCAACCAGCTGCTGAGCCCAGGAAAGGGGGGCAAGCCTGAGGCCCCTTAACCCTTGCCTTCCCAGAGCTACCCCCCACCACAGCCTAGGTGTTGCCAAACATGACCTCAATTCCGGGGtggagatgggaggggaaggaTGAGGGTCTGTTCAGCAAGCCCGGCTCAATCTGCAAGGTCTAACAGTATCTAAgctctgggaggagaggagagggtttgGCTAGACACCAGGACCTAGTGAGACTATTATAGTCCCATCACCTGGGGAGGGGGTTCCCAGCAAACTCCCCTCTCCTCCATCCTCAAAGAGGTAGATAATGTACAAATGGGTGGAATATGTCCACAAATGGGTTTGGGGGTCCCCTCCTGGATCCCCCCCATGTCCTTTCACATAGGCGTCTTCTGTGACATTGGGCTTGGAGCAGAAAGGGCAtttgctccccacccccagcaccccATCGCAGGAACACACTCTTGTATGGGCAAGGTAGTGGGGCCGGCAGACAGGAGGGGGTGAGCCACACTGAAGACTGGGGTGTCACTTTTCTCAGTACTACCCAGAGACCCTGGACACAGATACACATCACACTTACACAACTGCACATAATCCCAATTGTCTTCAGTCTGTCTAGCGTCACAAAGCTCAGATGCTCAGGTCCACCAACCAAAGGTACACACCCCAATACATCAGTCATTGACATTTGGGGGTCACGTACCCCCAGAAACATCAGGTAGCACTGCATTTAACAAATATGCCCCGACACACAACAGCTGGTCCATTTCAGGACCAGGCAGGACGACCAACCATTGCAAACACATGCACGTCCAGATACAGGTCAGTCACACCCAGCCAGAAAGACACCTTCCCCAGTAAGACTCAAaaatacacactctcacacagactcTGGCATCCACACCC includes the following:
- the Pde4a gene encoding 3',5'-cyclic-AMP phosphodiesterase 4A isoform X6, whose amino-acid sequence is MQTYRSVSEMASHKFKRMLNRELTHLSEMSRSGNQVSEYISNTFLDKQHEVEIPSPTPRQRAFQQPPPSMVRQSQPMSQITGLKKLVHTGSLNTNIPRFGVKTDQEDLLAQELENLSKWGLNIFCVSEYAGGRSLSCIMYTIFQERDLLKKFHIPVDTMMTYMLTLEDHYHADVAYHNSLHAADVLQSTHVLLATPALDAVFTDLEILAALFAAAIHDVDHPGVSNQFLINTNSELALMYNDESVLENHHLAVGFKLLQEENCDIFQNLSKRQRQSLRKMVIDMVLATDMSKHMTLLADLKTMVETKKVTSSGVLLLDNYSDRIQVLRNMVHCADLSNPTKPLELYRQWTDRIMAEFFQQGDRERERGMEISPMCDKHTASVEKSQVGFIDYIVHPLWETWADLVHPDAQDILDTLEDNRDWYHSAIRQSPSPTLEEEPGELDDPAPPDKFQFELTLEEEEEEDSLEAPGLPTTEETFLAPEDSRAQAIEQSKVKGQSTAVVEVAETLKQKTAFPCGTPEESMEAVGCSFSHGTPALPDSRTLCPEEEAPGLLGLPSTAAEVEAPRDHLAATRAYSACSGTLEDNSAVISAPGRWGSGGDPA
- the Pde4a gene encoding 3',5'-cyclic-AMP phosphodiesterase 4A isoform X5, which gives rise to MPLVDFFCETCSKPWLVGWWDQFKRMLNRELTHLSEMSRSGNQVSEYISNTFLDKQHEVEIPSPTPRQRAFQQPPPSMVRQSQPMSQITGLKKLVHTGSLNTNIPRFGVKTDQEDLLAQELENLSKWGLNIFCVSEYAGGRSLSCIMYTIFQERDLLKKFHIPVDTMMTYMLTLEDHYHADVAYHNSLHAADVLQSTHVLLATPALDAVFTDLEILAALFAAAIHDVDHPGVSNQFLINTNSELALMYNDESVLENHHLAVGFKLLQEENCDIFQNLSKRQRQSLRKMVIDMVLATDMSKHMTLLADLKTMVETKKVTSSGVLLLDNYSDRIQVLRNMVHCADLSNPTKPLELYRQWTDRIMAEFFQQGDRERERGMEISPMCDKHTASVEKSQVGFIDYIVHPLWETWADLVHPDAQDILDTLEDNRDWYHSAIRQSPSPTLEEEPGELDDPAPPDKFQFELTLEEEEEEDSLEAPGLPTTEETFLAPEDSRAQAIEQSKVKGQSTAVVEVAETLKQKTAFPCGTPEESMEAVGCSFSHGTPALPDSRTLCPEEEAPGLLGLPSTAAEVEAPRDHLAATRAYSACSGTLEDNSAVISAPGRWGSGGDPA